A window of Dysidea avara chromosome 1, odDysAvar1.4, whole genome shotgun sequence genomic DNA:
CCTCTGGATGATGGAGCCTCATCCATCTGATGTAGTTGGCATCTACGTACAAGTCATGTCCTTCTTCATATCGTCTCTTGAATAACATCTCTTGCTCCAAAGTAAATCCATCCCTTCTTTCATCTGTGGAAGCACCACTGTTATCTCCAACATTCATATCACCTTGGCAAGGATGTTCAGCATTAGAATCATTATCAGAGTTTCTTTCAGGTCTGACTTGTACAACATGAATAGCAGAAACATTAAGTGGATAAACACCACAGGTTCAAAAGCCTGATATGATATTTGTTGGAATAACAGCTTTTGACCAGGCTTGAACAAAAAGACTGACAAAGTTGAATTTTGTAATTACTTTTCCAGGATTGGTCTGAAAAAAATCGTGACACACAGTTCTCCACTGTGCTTTAAGTGGGGAAATAACTGTACAGTCTAGAGGCTGAGCCTCATGAGTGGTGTGTGGAGGCAAACATAGAAGCAACACTTCATTTCTTTTAGCATACCGAACAGCCTCAGGCTGATAATGGGTACTGTGCCCATCTAGGAGCAACAGAAGTGGACGTTCACACACTGCGTGCTTCAGGAAGTGTCCACTCAACCAAGATTCAAACAAATCAGTGGTGATACACCCAGAATCACTGTAATCATAAGTCATACCAGGCAAACCACCACTGGTCCATGCGTGGTTAACGCCTTTTGCTTCAAAAATTATAGTAGGTGGGATGACTTGCCCAGTAGCACTCCCACAAGCAACAATAGTTATTTGTCCTTTTGTGCCTGTTGAACGATATCGAACCTTTTTAGCTCCAGTTTTTGTCACAACGTTAGGTGCCTTAGGATCCAAAGGGACTCCACTTTCATCAACATTATATATCTGCCCTGGGGAGTTCGTTATTCCATGTTTCTGCATCACAGTCTGAAGCAAAGCAAAGTAATCACTAATTGTCTCTTCGTTTACCGCATCCATGCGAACATGTGCAGTATTATCTCCTTTTCTTAATGACAAATCACCCTGCCTATCCCTGAATGACCTCCACCAACCTTGAGTTATCCCACTCTCTTTTCTTAACACACCCTTTTGCTTTGCATATGATTCTGCAATATTTAGAATGTCTCTTCTTGTCTTCCCAAAGCCCACCTCAGAAGATTCCTTTAAAAAATCTGCAAGTTCTTTCTCTTCATCATCACTTAGGTATTTTGGTGGACCAGATTTTGTCCCATGTTTTACTCTGCCACTAACCCTATCTTTTAATGTTGTAGCTGGAACACCATAGACTCTAGCAGCTTCATTAACTCCACACGTGGTGGTTTCTACAGCTTCCATGGCATTTTTCATTTGCTCATTTGTCCACTGCTTCCTTCTTTTCTTAGTTGGTGTGTGTAATACCGCCGGTGCTGACT
This region includes:
- the LOC136248305 gene encoding uncharacterized protein codes for the protein MPRRQGQRKILKKRKRSKSAPAVLHTPTKKRRKQWTNEQMKNAMEAVETTTCGVNEAARVYGVPATTLKDRVSGRVKHGTKSGPPKYLSDDEEKELADFLKESSEVGFGKTRRDILNIAESYAKQKGVLRKESGITQGWWRSFRDRQGDLSLRKGDNTAHVRMDAVNEETISDYFALLQTVMQKHGITNSPGQIYNVDESGVPLDPKAPNVVTKTGAKKVRYRSTGTKGQITIVACGSATGQVIPPTIIFEAKGVNHAWTSGGLPGMTYDYSDSGCITTDLFESWLSGHFLKHAVCERPLLLLLDGHSTHYQPEAVRYAKRNEVLLLCLPPHTTHEAQPLDCTVISPLKAQWRTVCHDFFQTNPGKVITKFNFVSLFVQAWSKAVIPTNIISGF